One Mya arenaria isolate MELC-2E11 chromosome 7, ASM2691426v1 genomic window carries:
- the LOC128240415 gene encoding serine-aspartate repeat-containing protein I-like, giving the protein MLGTKYYATMMYAQSGENTQTISSTTGTPTPSTVVPLTTLSSTSETSSTAYESHTAPSDADPIAPSDADPTEPSDADPTAPSDADPTAPTDADPRAPSDADPTTSSDADPTTTSDVDPTAPSDTDPIAPSDADPTVPSDADRTVPSDVDIIVPSDADLTVPSDTDLTVPSDTDPRARSHADLTAPLNADLTAP; this is encoded by the exons ATGCTTGGAACAAAATATTATGCTACAATGATGTATG CGCAATCCGGTGAAAACACGCAAACTATTTCATCAACAACAGGAACACCGACACCGTCAACAGTTGTCCCATTAACAACATTGTCTTCAACATCAGAGACGTCAAGTACGGCATATGAATCTCATACAGCGCCGTCTGATGCAGATCCTATAGCGCCATCAGACGCAGATCCTACAGAACCGTCAGATGCAGATCCTACAGCGCCATCTGATGCAGATCCTACAGCACCAACAGATGCAGATCCTAGAGCACCATCAGATGCAGATCCTACAACGTCATCAGATGCAGATCCTACAACGACATCAGATGTAGATCCTACGGCGCCATCAGATACAGATCCTATAGCGCCATCAGATGCAGATCCTACAGTGCCATCAGATGCAGATCGTACAGTGCCATCTGATGTAGATATTATAGTGCCATCAGATGCAGATCTTACAGTGCCATCAGATACAGATCTTACAGTGCCATCAGATACCGATCCTAGAGCGCGATCACATGCAGATCTTACAGCGCCACTAAATGCAGATCTTACTGCACCTTGA